GTGGTCTGCTCCACCGGAGTATCCTTATGCACAAGATAAACCTTCCTCTCGCAAACACAAATAGTTCAAAGGTTCTTCAACGGATGAATTGGATAAATGAGTTTCCCCTTTGATGTAAATTTTTGTGTTGTATCTTCAGGCAACATAGGAATGGCAATCGCTTTAGATCTTGACTGTCACATTTTGACAAGTTTTCtgctttatgttttctttaccTTGTAACTTACTGTGAAGTTTTGCAgggatatttattatttagtgaTGGTTTGTGTTGCATACTTGCATGTCTTAAAAGGAGTGTTGCCATTcataacccaaaaataaagagtaGTATCTTAGCTACTGGATTAATAGCACTTGTTAACCCGTTTGTttcatttattaaatatatacaataacaaATCTGATATTAGttgataatagtataatactTAATAGTAATGTGCTTTCAGTAAATTATTTTAGCTTTAAGttttagaaataataaaaaaaattataaatatacttgTATGGTAGAAGTGCAACTGCATCGTAAGGGACaatcttattttcttctatctAATATTCTAATGTGTTTGTTTCTTTCCCTGATTATATTGATCGACCATGCAACCATGTGACATAATAAACCTTAAAAAAGAAGTGTATTTTTTTGTAACCACAAAAAAATGAAGtgcaaaaattgaaaaatgtcATAATTAACCATTAACCAACAGCAGTCAGCACTGCCATGACATGAGCTATTCAAATttgaatatgaaaaaataaataaaagaataaaattgaacGGAATGCCGCTCAATGCTCTTCAATTTTGCCTATGTCAAATGACGAGAATACCCATCGATACttcatttgaaaatttgaaagatcATGCAGcacagtttttattttatttatcatttttttcataaatagttTGATCTCTAactctatattattattattattattattattattattattattattataagagTATTTTCAGTTAATTTACACGTAAAGAAAAGAAGCCAAACCAATGAAAGGTCAATATTGTAATTGCAGAGGAACACATCGAACCCAACGGGACTAAAAATACAGAGGAGTGAGTTCGTGAGAGAGGGGATTGCAATCGCAATTTTTTTTCGGTTTCAAAAATATTGGAAAAGAAAGAGTCGCCGTTTTGTAGGTGGATCTGCTGcgttcatcatcatcatggttagtctctctctctcttcttcttttcctttcatTTTCATCATCCTTTCTCATTTGCGGatcttaatttcaaatttcgACCCTATTAGGGTTTCTGAAACTCGATTCCCTAAAGCGCTCATCAATGTGCCTCTTAATTATGCCTCTTCGATTCAGAATCCTTTTCCTACGTTTACCGAACCACAGATTTACCCCCCAAATTGGACGTCGCATGATTGAGAATCCTCTTTGATTGTGTTCCCGTTGATGCTACCTATTTTAGATTCATTTCATGTTTTAAGGTTTTCAATACCTAGAATTTGCATTGTTGCCTTCGTTCTGTTTCGATTGGCTTTGTGACGTTTTGTAATTGCAGGACGGACAAGATTCGGAAGACCCAAAGCAAAGCACTGCTGATATGACAGTTTTTGTAAGTTGTTAAGCTTTTTCTCTATCAAGAAGAATTAATGGCTTTGCTCATCTATTGCATGTTCtcacattttaataaattatttactgATTGTTGATTATGAGTTATCCTCTGCATCCCAATGTTCATGATGAGAGTGGGAATATACAAATTTGCTTTGCATTATAATAGCATTTGAGAACATTTTAGCTTACTATTTTACATCTTGAGctacttatttttaatatttggttTTCATTACTGCCTTCTGCTACTTACATTTACCTATGCTGGTAATGGTTGGTGTGCCATGTTCCATTATGAGAGTGGAAACGTGTAGAGTATTGTCCTAGATTGTAACGTTTGGAATGGGATTATAGTTTAATGAGTTAAATTGCTGCTGTCATTCTCTTGAATGTAATCAGTTTTGACCAATGTCATTCCTTCTATCCTTTTCCAGGTGCAAAATCTTCTTCAGCAGATGGTGAGATGTATATAAGAGCTGCATTGCTGATTTGCTGAATTTCAATATATTTCACTTTTGCTAATAAGAATTTTGTTTGCAGCAAAATAGATTCCAGACAATGTCTGACTCCATCGTCACAAAGAATATCCTTTTAAATTTGGTTCTTGTGTgtttaaataattgaattttttgtgCTTTGAAAACTTGAGTTATTATTTGCATCTCAGCATCAAGTCTGCAAACACCCATGTTATAGAATAGGTTAGAAAAAACAGACATGTTGGTGTGCAACTGCGCATGCATAGCTGaatgaataattaattatttccaTGCATAGTTAAATCTTAGGGGTCATTTTCCCTttaaagaaaatggaaaatgctatttgtacaccaaaatcaaccactaaaatcagccagctgtgtggtttaatttattttcaatatttatttatattctagcatatattttatactggtggctGATTTTTGGTGTACACGAAGCATAACCCAAAGAAAATACATCCTTACCGTGGTTGTGCATTTGCAAATTGTTCCCCAATGCATTGTAAGGTTTTGTACTTCTGTATCTGCAGTGTCATGTTGGCACAGGTGGAAACTGATGCCAATTCTTACATGGGTATTGTTGATTTATTCAAATTGAGTTGCTGAAATAGTTGATTTCCTTGACTTCATTGCACTTGATGAGATGGGAAACCGTATAAATGAGTTGGAGCAAAGCATCAATGACCTAAGGGCAGAGATGGGAGTGGAGAACTCGCCTGCAGGAGGTACCAAACCAGAAGATTCCAAAGAGGAGGGTTCAGCTTAAGTGTCATTTTCGTGTTTCAACTGCCTTATATTCTTGTGTCGTATACATCAGGATTTTAGTACTGTTGGTTCTGTGTTTATCAGTGGTTCAGAATTCATATATTTGCTATGTACCTATGAGTGCACTTTCTCCTTTGTAGTTAAACAAAATATCGTACtgttcttttattaaaaaaaaagagtactgATGACTAATTGTTTGCCATTTCGACATGGGATATGATCATGTGTTATTTGATGAGGATATTAttagctattgatttacatTGCGAATATTGTGATTACTTTGCTATCCTTCGCACCTGCTCTGCATAATTTCTACGTATCAGTTTTCAGATTtaatcaaaccttgttttcaTTGGCAAAATGGGTTACAATAGAATCAGAAATGAATGGAATGGAATGGAGTGGAAGATGAAATAAATTAGAGATGGAATGTtcacttttttaattataatattctctattatttgtttttcattgtaaTAATGACAAATCCATCCTTAAATATACAAATGAGAGTAGATTTTGTATTCGATTTCACTGTACTGTACTGTGTCTGTAATGTAATATTGTGGTTAtctaaagtctaaactttgGGGAGCAATCCATTATCCATGTTGGGGAATCTTGGACCTTAATATAATATTAGGAACCATAGCATCTCCCATATGTTTCCTGGGAAAGAAGAATGAATCTTGGTGCGCTATCCAATTTCACATCTACTTAATCTCACGGTGTACGCAGATCGGATCGGATACGGTCGAAAATTCAATCCAATCCGCACAATTCTCATCAGATCGGATATGATATCCGCATTTTTTAAGTGTctttgcggatcggatcggatatcgggTATATCCGCATAATTGAACATTCTCTGTTTAATCATATTTCTAAGTAaaagaaattcaataaaaatatttcttttacacTTTTAAACCTATTTATTcctaaaacatatatatatatatattttaattattattgtgcgAATCCGCGGATGTAGAGCTGATATCCGCAATCCGATACGATCAGACTGCGGATCGGATGCGGATATCTATCACAGATTTGCGGATACGATCCATGAACACCCTCGAACTTGTTCACTTTTCAATTGGCACATAATCCCATATGTATATCAAGTTATCAGCAGAGGCTTTAGACTCGCATTCCAACGGAATCATTGAAAAATATTAGTAGCATGGAAAGTGGTTTTAACCCAAATAAATCTGTTACTAGTGATTAATTTCAACACCTTTTTCTGTTTGTCTTATTTTCTTCCGAACAGCAAGCAATGATAGAAGAGTTGAGTTAGATACGTGTGTGAAAAATAGTATTATCCGCACGTGGGCTTTGAAGAAGCAGCGAGGAAACTAAGATCATTGACAGAGGTAACAAAAATAAGTGTTAAGTACTACTCTTTAACTCATTTCATTTGACTATTTTTGACTTGCACTTCCCTATGCTTGCTTAGATGCATGTACAtgcataaataaatatagattTTGAGATTTGCAATTCTGCATTTAaaacaatataaatttttactaGTAAACTCATTATATAAAATTGTTAAATCAGGAaagcaaaaatattatatgtagATATATCATTCATGTTTCCATGGAAATCTCCGGTGGAAATTTTATCAAATGAAAAAGCACAAACATATTAAAACAGAACAAGCCTGATAATGATAAGTACATATAGGAATAACATAAGAAACTTGATGGTGAGTCCATAAGAAGATGCAAGAAATTGGTGCTAACTATTGCGGCAACGAGTGATGGTGGCGCAACCACGGGTATAAGGATTAGCCTCTGCACCTGGCTTGCAGTTGTAGTAGGAAGCACCTCTTTGAGAGCATGGTACCGTGTTCCGCTGCAGCGCTTGATAGCTTATGTACTGCGACGTTGCTAGAATGCGCCTGTGCGATGATGAAAACTCCATCCCCACCAACTCACCCTCTTCCATGCACTCTTCTATGGAGCCTTGGCAACTTCTTGCTCTCATTGCCACCAACCTTAGGCGATGGTCGCCTACGGCGGTTGCCTTAGGCAGAGACATGGACATCACTACCGTGAACATAAACAAGGTTAGGAGGACAAAGGCACTTGCCATTGCTTATGCTTAAGAGTTACAAATATGGTGCTATTATTCTTCTCTCAACTTTCTACATTGTTTCCATTTTATACAAGTTTCTTACTTGGAGAGTGTGAGTGGGAACTTAACTTGTTTAATAAGCATTTCAATTTGATAAACATggacaattatatatatattaatggatttaaaaaatatatatctaattctttggtttattttctcAACCTTAAGagttactaataataatatggtAACAAAATCGGCATGAATTCAAGTGGCCAGCTTACTCGTCCGTTTAAACAAGTATTTGAGATTCGAATTACGTCTTGTGTATGCAGCAATTCATTGGTCGGCGCGGACCCTTGAATGGAGTTCTGATTCATAGCGGATTAGTTCTTAACTTGCCGGATTAGGAGATACACAAAATTTCAACAGACAACAACCacctaaaagaaaaacaagaacctATCAGTATCATAGCTTACAAGGTGTTGTAATGTTCAAGTTCAAATGTGTTCCAATTGCAGTGAAGAAAGTTGGGTAGACGATAAAATGGATAGCCTTCAAAACCTACCAAGAAAACGATATAAATAATGAGTTAGGGAGAATGGATGATACGGGGTTTACATTCAAAGCATTAACTTCATTTTCTTGCTCTCAATTCAAACCATTAACTACTTAAACGCTAATAATGTATTCGGCCTGTGTGTGAATCACGCAGAATTCTAATTCAAACAAAATGAATGTTGGCTTTGAAATCAGATTTGCCACGTGAGGCGACCACAAATCTTTTAACCGCAAAATTCGGTTGGATAAGTATCAATGAGAAACTGATCCTGGAGAGTGGAAGTCAAGTTCCTTCATTCATACTGCACTTATGGCTTCAATGTACTCACGAAATTATAAGTAAACAATTAAAAGGATTAATCATACACAAGTGTGACCAAAGAATATTTGATTCAATGGTTAATGATGTGTCTACTtgcttaaataattttttaacatgcAAAAACTGGCCAGTGGCCACCATTATCAGTTCTAGAATGTGATTAGCTTAATACTAAAACTATTAACAGTTAACAGTTGGACTGGGAAAATTATAAACCTTCTTAAGAAATCGTTGCCATTATATAGTCTTATCTCAAAtaagaaaagtgaaaaaaatagtaaaagaaaaagaaaaaaaatggccAGAGTTGCATTATTGATAAGCATGATAAATAGAATATTGTACTGGCTTACACATTATTCATCCCATTCCCATGGGCCATATCCATTGCATAATGGATGATTATGCACCCATTAACCTTTGATTATGGATCTATATATAGACCAAACTGCTAGGTGATGATTATAACCAAGAATTTATGTAGCACAAAAATAGACTTGGGTTAAGTACAATTAAGTTTGTTGCCAAGGTacagtttttatttttccattcatAATAAGTCTCAGTTGTAACACTTTGCAACTGTCAGTAATGATCGTGAAGGAATGATGTACACATAAATATTTCTGTAAGACATAAATAAATACTTGCACTCTAGAAATTCTGTAACAAAAGTATGCCATGTAAAATTTCTCATCTTTCCAGCTTGCTCAAAAATGCTTCCATTTCTGGTAGCTCCTTCACAATTTGCTGCCAGTCAGGCATTCCCTGCAAATTCAGTAGAAAATTTGTTGGTATGTAACTGATAGTGGCATAGCATTAAAAGGAGTATATGTTATATTCAATcagggaaaaaataaaaaataataataaccctTAATGCAATTCTTCTAGCTAGTCAAATGATAAATTTCGTGATTGCTGCAACTAAGATGACAAAAGAATTGAAACCAGTATTACAACCATTTCTTAATGATCATCAAGCTTTTCAAATAAGCCATCACAGATTGAAACAAATCCAAAACAATGGACTGATTCTTACAGTATTTTACAAATGTGATTCCTCTCATGCATCTTATGCTTGTGTAAAACCTGCTTTTGACTAAAGTCATATTATGATGCTCATAGTTTTGTTGACATTTGGCAAGTTAATAAAGATCACATCATCAAGTAAGGGAAAGCAAATGAAGTTTTCTCTGAAATGGCACTTACTTTCCCCGATCTTCGAATCCTCCCATCTAAGCGCATTATTATGTACACGTCTTCGCCAACAGTAACTCCTTCAGATTTCTGCTGATCTCTTATCCACCTACATAAGTTATCATGCACCTATTAGCAACTACTCTTTTTCCTCCCGAAATAAATGGagaaaatttattacaaaagcTGGTAAAGATAAGAGAATATTACTGTTCCCATTCTGCTTGCGATACAACTTCAGCCTTGAACCTGATTTCTGCTTTCAACTTTGATTTTGAAGCTATGGACTGTGTTCGCTTATCAAAATCTTCCTAACATAGCTTTATGGGTTATTGCCATCAAACAATacttttagatgaagagaaagaTCCGTGAAGGCAAAGGTGATGTGAATCTTACCCCAATGGACGGAAGAGCTTCAGCAGCCTTTTGTGGACGACCAAAAcctttcttctcaatttttgtttttgttttggtttcCCTACCTTCTCCCCATATGACAGGAACTAACAGGACACCACGTCTAACGAGCTCAGTGCGAAATCGTTCTGCTCTTTGCAAAGCCAAAGATACTGTTTCTTTTTTCCCAGCTAATATAACCTACAACCCAAGCTTCAGTTAAAGCATAGACTTTATGTTAAAAGGAAGGGGAAAAATATCAAACAGATaaagtgtgtgtgtgttttgaaGTGAGATTGAACATAGATACTCACCGGCCTAACTGTGTCCCGTAGCTGAACAAGTTCAACTACACGATTAGTTGTTAAGCGCAAAGGCAGCCTTGATAGTGTCTCATCTCGAGATATTTGTTCAATctgctcctcctcctttttATTGTCCCAAAAAAATAATGCCACAAAAGCAACAATGCCTGCACATTGCTGATTCTGGTGCTCAGTCATTAAATGAAGGTAAAATTCACTTGCACAATGCAGTCACAATTTTTGTAAGTTAAAAAAATAGGACTTGCAAAAGCGTGAACTAACATTTTAACTATCCCAAATTGAACATTTATTTTCAGTATTTTTAACAAAGTTAAGTAGTTCTATATTCACCTCCAATGTTAATGGCAGCATTCCCTGCAGTTTCCAGTAGATCAGGAGCACCATCACCACCTTGAATTGCACGGATTAGCCTGGGTAGAGTGAAGAACAATGATATTCCTGCAGCTGCTGTGAATGCCACATAAAAAAACCTCCTAACCCCACGAAATGGTGCCTGAACTTCACTAATAAGTTTTAGATCTCTCCGGAAACTGTTGCCAATATCTTCCCCACCTATCCTGGCCTGGTTGCATGGCAACAAGAGTGAAGGTCATAAATTCCTTTCAAAATTTTGCAACCTGGCATTGTAAAGTTGTTGAGAACTAATTAAGAAACCTCTTCTTGTAGTTCTTTGAACTCAGGCAAAGCTCTAAAAGAGGCCAAGTCTGGATCATTGAGAATTGTACCAAATTTTAGGTTGTATTCCCTCAAAGCAATACGGAGACTATCGGCAGCTTTCTTTCCTTCCCCTCTTTGTAACCAAACAACAACCATTAAAAGTAAAGTTAATCTCCCCAACTTCAACAGTGACAGCATCATAAATATAGAATAGAACTATACCCTAACCACTGGCCCTATGTAAATCAATTGAATTTTTCCAtatcattgaataaatataacAGAAAGTGCTAGGAACTGGATAAATTAGTCACTTTAGAGATACCAACATGTTCGGTTGCCAGAAACTGTGAAAACTATTGAATAGTAGATTAATGCCTTACTACCTCACAATTCAATAATTCATGCAGTGAGTTAAATCTGAATTTATAAGAACTACTACAAAACACAAAATGGAATGCACAAGCAATTAACCTGTATGCGTGGCAGCAAGCTTTGTTGTAGAAAGCAGCTTGGGCCTCCACAGGATTGGGATTCAAGGTAAGCGCTGTTTCAAACTGGGCTAAAGCATCCTTAACCTAAGGAGtcccaagaaaaagaagtgaactTTGGGGACCAAATACTTGGAGAACcagaggaaaaaaataaataaatcaacaacGAAGGGGATTAAGGAGGAAGTCCACGATAAAATACCCTTCCTTTGGAGAAGAGCTGAAGACCCAAATTGACGCAAGATTCAGCAGTTTGAGTTTCAGCttcggaagaagaagaagaagaagaagaagaagaggagcatGAAATGactgaaaattgaatctttttGAATGGGCGTATGAGGATGGAGCTGGTAAGGGGATTGCATGGCGTAGTTGGAATGCTCCACTTTGATTCAGAGGAACACAAAAACTGTTGCTGCACACCAACTCCAACTACAACTACAGCCATtgctttcttttcaattcatctCTACCTTCCTCTCTGTTATTCTGTTATCCAAATCACTCATAATCTCCACCCTCCGTATTTACTACTATTTCTCGAAATCGACGCTCAGGATTTCAAATTACAGTGCTCTTTTGTTCTCACTGCTACGACGTCGCTTCATCAGTAACGCACCTAATAAAACTCCATCATCACAATTCACAAATATGGCACGCCAATTACCATTACATTAGGGTATTGCAACTGGGTTTGTTACATTAAATATTGCAAAGATCATTTGCTTGCACAAGCTATAGATTCACTAGTACTATTTGAAGAGAATTCGTCCAtccaaaaattaaattgtttatATTCGTccaaccaaaaattaaattgtttatttaatttgtattggTTGGTAGGGTGAATATAAGAGAAAGAC
This portion of the Arachis duranensis cultivar V14167 chromosome 6, aradu.V14167.gnm2.J7QH, whole genome shotgun sequence genome encodes:
- the LOC107492496 gene encoding heat shock factor-binding protein encodes the protein MDGQDSEDPKQSTADMTVFVQNLLQQMQNRFQTMSDSIVTKIDEMGNRINELEQSINDLRAEMGVENSPAGGTKPEDSKEEGSA
- the LOC107492495 gene encoding rapid alkalinization factor; protein product: MASAFVLLTLFMFTVVMSMSLPKATAVGDHRLRLVAMRARSCQGSIEECMEEGELVGMEFSSSHRRILATSQYISYQALQRNTVPCSQRGASYYNCKPGAEANPYTRGCATITRCRNS
- the LOC107492493 gene encoding protein LOW PSII ACCUMULATION 1, chloroplastic; this encodes MAVVVVGVGVQQQFLCSSESKWSIPTTPCNPLTSSILIRPFKKIQFSVISCSSSSSSSSSSSEAETQTAESCVNLGLQLFSKGRVKDALAQFETALTLNPNPVEAQAAFYNKACCHAYRGEGKKAADSLRIALREYNLKFGTILNDPDLASFRALPEFKELQEEARIGGEDIGNSFRRDLKLISEVQAPFRGVRRFFYVAFTAAAGISLFFTLPRLIRAIQGGDGAPDLLETAGNAAINIGGIVAFVALFFWDNKKEEEQIEQISRDETLSRLPLRLTTNRVVELVQLRDTVRPVILAGKKETVSLALQRAERFRTELVRRGVLLVPVIWGEGRETKTKTKIEKKGFGRPQKAAEALPSIGEDFDKRTQSIASKSKLKAEIRFKAEVVSQAEWEQWIRDQQKSEGVTVGEDVYIIMRLDGRIRRSGKGMPDWQQIVKELPEMEAFLSKLER